A genomic region of Procambarus clarkii isolate CNS0578487 chromosome 30, FALCON_Pclarkii_2.0, whole genome shotgun sequence contains the following coding sequences:
- the LOC138370050 gene encoding salivary glue protein Sgs-3-like codes for MTKHYPQDNQLPLGQPTALRTTNSLRTTHRLQDKQPPSGPPTTLRTTHHPQNNPPPSGQPTALRTTHRLQDNQPTSKQPTAPRTTNRPQYNRPPSGQPTTLRTTNRPEDNELLSGQPTTLRTTNYPQDNPQPSGKPTTICTTHHPQDKPRPQDNPPPSGQPSTLRTTNYPEDNQQP; via the coding sequence ATGACAAAGCACTACCCTCAGGATAACCAACTGCCCTTAGGACAACCCaccgccctcaggacaaccaactccctcaggacaacccaccgCCTTCAGGACAAGCAACCGCCCTCAGGCCCACCCACCACCCTCAGAACAACCCACCACCCTCAAAACAACCcaccaccctcaggacaaccaaccgccctcaggacaacccaccgCCTTCAGGACAACCAACCAACCTCAAAGCAACCCACCGCCCCCAGGACAACCAACCGCCCTCAGTACAACCGaccgccctcaggacaacccactaccctcaggacaaccaaccgcCCTGAGGACAATGAACTACtctcaggacaaccaaccaccctcaggacaaccaactaccctcaggacaacccacaACCCTCAGGAAAACCAACCACAATTTGTACAACCCACCATCCTCAGGACAAACCAcgccctcaggacaacccaccgccctcaggacaaccatCCACCCTGAGGACAACCAACTACCCTGAGGACAATCAACAACCCTAA
- the LOC138370051 gene encoding cell surface glycoprotein 1-like, whose product MNYSQDNKPPSGQPTTFRTTHYPEENQPQSVQPTILRTNHALRTTNRPQDNRPSPGQPTALSTTERPQDNPLPSGQPTALRTMNYSQDNQPPSGQPTTFRTTHYPEENQPQSVKPTILRTNHALRTTHRPQDIHPPGGQPTTLRTINNPKDNPLPSGQQTALRKTHYPQYNQQPSGQPTTLTRTTHRPQDNQLPSGQPTTLRTIYRPLDNLPPSGQPTTLRTILYPHGQ is encoded by the coding sequence atgaactactctcaggacaacaaaccaccctcaggacaaccaactacTTTCAGGACAACCCACTACCCTGAGGAAAACCAACCACAATCAGTACAACCCACCATCCTCAGGACAAACCacgccctcaggacaaccaaccgcCCTCAGGACAACCGACCGTCCCCAGGACAACCAACCGCCCTCAGTACAACCGAAcgccctcaggacaacccactaccctcaggacaaccaaccgccctcaggacaatgaactactctcaggacaaccaaccaccctcaggacaaccaactacTTTCAGGACAACCCACTACCCTGAGGAAAACCAACCACAATCAGTGAAACCCACCATCCTCAGGACAAACCAcgccctcaggacaacccaccgCCCTCAGGACATCCATCCACCCGGAGGACAACCAACTACCCTGAGGACAATCAACAACCCTAAGGACAACCCACTGCCCTCAGGACAACAAACCGCCCTCAGGAAAACCCACTACCCACAGTACAACCAAcagccctcaggacaaccaaccaccCTCACTAGGACAACCCaccgccctcaggacaaccaacttccctcaggacaacccaccaCCCTCAGGACAATCTACCGCCCTTTGGACAacctaccaccctcaggacaacctaccaccctcaggacaatCCTCTACCCTCATGGACAATAA